The following DNA comes from Pseudomonas sp. Tri1.
GGAATTCCCAGCAGACCAACTTTGGATTGACGTTACCGGCACTTCCAGCGCGGAGGTCGATTATGACTACATCGCGGTCAACACTGATGGGGTCTGGTCGTTTAACTCCGGTTTCCCTTGGCCACAGACTGCTCTTGCAGAGCAGATGCGTAATGAGAAAGCCAGGCGGCTCGACAGCGTCGTGACCCGCGTGGCGTCTTCGGGATTGCAATTCAAAGTCGATCTGGGCGTCGCTACCGCTGCCGAGCAGGCTTACTTGATTGCCTTCAAGGAGTACTGCGTCGCCTTCACTCAGGTCAATAAACAACCCGCTTTCCCACTGAGCATTGTTTGGCCGGAGTTGCCCTGAACGGAGTGTCTTTTTGAAAAGCTCGGTTCAGTGCCGGGCTTT
Coding sequences within:
- a CDS encoding tail fiber assembly protein, whose product is MKKYARVVGGKVDNIYETVNPISEEFPADQLWIDVTGTSSAEVDYDYIAVNTDGVWSFNSGFPWPQTALAEQMRNEKARRLDSVVTRVASSGLQFKVDLGVATAAEQAYLIAFKEYCVAFTQVNKQPAFPLSIVWPELP